Proteins encoded together in one Staphylococcus aureus window:
- a CDS encoding YojF family protein — protein sequence MLEPIKEQEVIDLLASFEHKPVYLHVETTNGAYANHFDQRVFNAGTFLRNIQITYTHAQLKGGNKEPYRIGLKLSNGGWVYVQGLTHFEVNEHDEFLIAGFNYEGQLAAALQISERPFNL from the coding sequence GTGTTGGAACCAATTAAAGAACAAGAAGTTATAGATTTACTTGCTTCTTTTGAACATAAACCTGTGTATCTGCATGTTGAAACGACAAATGGGGCCTATGCGAACCATTTCGATCAACGTGTTTTTAATGCTGGTACTTTTTTAAGAAACATACAAATAACATATACGCATGCACAACTAAAAGGTGGTAATAAAGAACCTTATCGCATTGGTCTTAAACTATCAAATGGTGGTTGGGTTTATGTACAAGGTCTAACGCATTTTGAGGTCAATGAGCATGATGAATTTTTAATTGCAGGTTTTAATTACGAAGGTCAACTCGCTGCAGCACTTCAAATTAGTGAGCGACCATTTAATTTATAG